The Geovibrio ferrireducens genome includes a region encoding these proteins:
- the rpoC gene encoding DNA-directed RNA polymerase subunit beta', whose protein sequence is MKKSTLFDEKSHVFFDSIAIRIASPDKIRTWSSGEVTKPETINYRTFKPERDGLFCAKIFGPVKDWECLCGKYKRMKHRGIVCEKCGVEVIQSKVRRERMGHIDLASPVCHIWFFKGTPSRIGSLLDLSIKDIERIIYFESYIVTNPKDTPLKEKELLTEDHYRRAVDEYGPNAFVAKIGAEAIKDLLKQVDLDILLLELKEDLRDTTSMQKKLKLAKRLRVVEAFRKSGNRPEWMVLDVIPVIPPELRPLVPLDGGRFATSDLNDLYRRVINRNNRLKKLMELNAPEIIIRNEKRMLQEAVDALFDNGRRGRVIRSSNKRPLKSLSDMIKGKQGRFRQNLLGKRVDYSGRSVIVAGPHLKMHQCGIPKLMALELFKPFLYYKLEKERGIASTIKQAKRMVEEQRPEVWDVLEEVIREHPVLLNRAPTLHRLGIQAFEPMLVEGKAIQLHPLVCPAFNADFDGDQMAVHVPLSYEAQLEARTLMLACYNILSPAHGKPLAVPTQDMVLGIYYLTRGARNAKGAGKIFSSPKEVRIAYDQGQLDIHAEIKVRINGKRYDTVTGRIILFEIVPAGIDFDIVNQLFTKKDLVKLVDYIYKKLGNYHTVEFLDNLKNLGFAQACRAGFSICLDDLIIPQEKPELINAAMQKVREIEEHYREGALTSGERYNQIIDVWSTTNDKVTEKMMKTIETQGGDKSKEYKRDRFYNAIHVMAHSGARGSKAQISQLAGMRGLMAKPSGEIIETPITSNFREGLTVLQYFISTHGARKGLADTALKTANSGYLTRRLVDVAQDVIISEEDCGTIRGIEISALMEGTEAVEPLGERILGRYTLEDVYDPITDDLIVEGNSLITEDLVEKIEASGLDRVKVRSVLTCESEHGICRQCYGLDLATRRIVEVGEAVGTIAAQSIGEPGTQLTMRTFHIGGAASSSAEQSSLNAKFGGTIRFDDMKTVLNREGFPVVLNRNGSLQILDKSERVLEKYNIAYGTKLLVKDGATVKQGDLIAEWDPYVAVILTEYPGRVAFGDIVEGETLKEEIDPITGLSQKVIIANTRGKKQPRVSIKGDDNKTIQRYILPIGALLQVDEGDMIEPGDVVAKIPRETTKTKDITVGLPRVAELFEARRPKDPAVIAEIDGIVSIENTARGLRKLTIENEETGVKKTYSISVQRYINVHDGDRVKAGESLIDGLVNPHDILAVLGEDALQRYIVDEIQEVYRKQGVAINDKHIETIVRQMLKKVVIEEPGDSEFMPNEEVYKAEFAAEYQRLVAAGLTPPSGKAVLQGITKAALNTQSFFSAASFQETTRVLTDAACSGKMDELRGLKENVIIGKLIPAGTGSKFIQSKKFKFINPAK, encoded by the coding sequence ATGAAGAAGAGTACTCTTTTTGACGAAAAATCACATGTGTTTTTCGACTCTATAGCAATACGCATAGCAAGCCCCGACAAGATCAGAACATGGTCCTCCGGGGAGGTTACAAAGCCTGAAACGATCAACTACCGTACCTTCAAACCTGAAAGGGACGGTCTGTTCTGCGCAAAAATCTTCGGACCCGTGAAGGACTGGGAATGTCTCTGCGGTAAATACAAGAGGATGAAGCACAGAGGAATAGTCTGCGAAAAGTGCGGCGTTGAAGTCATTCAGTCCAAAGTGAGAAGGGAGAGAATGGGTCATATCGACCTTGCTTCCCCCGTGTGCCACATATGGTTCTTCAAAGGCACGCCCAGCAGGATAGGCTCACTCCTTGACTTAAGCATCAAGGACATTGAACGCATTATCTATTTCGAGTCATATATTGTCACCAATCCGAAAGACACTCCCCTCAAAGAGAAGGAGCTTCTTACGGAAGACCACTACCGCAGGGCAGTGGACGAGTACGGCCCCAATGCATTCGTTGCCAAAATAGGCGCGGAGGCTATCAAGGATCTGCTCAAGCAGGTGGATCTTGATATTCTTCTCCTTGAACTTAAGGAAGATCTGAGAGACACCACCAGCATGCAGAAGAAACTGAAGCTCGCCAAACGCCTCAGAGTTGTTGAAGCTTTCCGTAAAAGCGGCAACAGACCTGAGTGGATGGTTCTGGACGTAATCCCCGTGATTCCGCCTGAGCTTCGCCCCCTTGTTCCCCTTGACGGCGGAAGGTTTGCCACAAGCGACCTTAACGACCTCTACAGAAGGGTAATAAACAGGAACAACCGTCTTAAAAAGCTCATGGAGCTTAACGCGCCTGAAATCATCATCCGAAACGAAAAAAGGATGCTTCAGGAAGCGGTTGACGCACTGTTTGACAACGGCAGGAGAGGCAGGGTAATCCGCAGCTCCAACAAACGCCCCCTTAAATCACTTTCCGATATGATTAAAGGAAAGCAGGGACGTTTCCGTCAGAACCTTCTCGGTAAAAGGGTGGACTACTCCGGACGTAGCGTTATTGTTGCCGGACCCCATCTTAAAATGCACCAGTGCGGTATACCGAAGCTTATGGCTCTTGAGCTTTTCAAACCCTTCCTTTACTACAAGCTGGAAAAGGAAAGGGGCATAGCCTCCACCATAAAACAGGCGAAAAGAATGGTGGAAGAGCAGAGACCAGAAGTGTGGGATGTTCTGGAAGAGGTTATCAGGGAACACCCTGTTCTCCTTAACCGTGCGCCTACGCTCCACAGGCTCGGTATTCAGGCGTTTGAACCTATGCTGGTTGAAGGCAAGGCGATTCAGCTTCACCCCCTCGTATGCCCCGCATTCAACGCGGACTTCGATGGTGACCAGATGGCTGTTCACGTGCCTCTGTCTTATGAGGCGCAGCTTGAGGCAAGAACCCTCATGCTTGCCTGCTACAACATCCTTTCCCCTGCACACGGAAAGCCTCTGGCTGTTCCCACGCAGGATATGGTTCTCGGTATATACTACCTGACACGCGGCGCGAGAAACGCCAAGGGCGCAGGCAAAATCTTCTCCTCACCTAAAGAGGTAAGAATAGCCTACGATCAGGGTCAGCTTGATATTCACGCCGAGATTAAGGTCAGGATAAACGGCAAACGCTATGACACTGTAACGGGAAGGATCATCCTTTTCGAAATAGTGCCTGCCGGAATAGACTTTGATATTGTTAACCAGCTTTTCACCAAAAAAGACCTGGTTAAGCTCGTTGACTATATATATAAGAAGCTCGGCAACTACCACACGGTAGAGTTCCTTGACAACCTGAAAAACCTCGGTTTTGCTCAGGCGTGCAGGGCCGGTTTCTCCATATGTCTTGACGACCTTATAATACCTCAGGAAAAACCTGAGCTGATCAATGCTGCCATGCAGAAAGTGCGCGAAATTGAAGAGCACTACCGCGAGGGTGCGCTGACTTCAGGCGAGCGTTACAACCAGATAATCGACGTTTGGTCCACAACCAACGACAAAGTCACTGAGAAAATGATGAAAACCATTGAGACTCAGGGCGGCGATAAATCAAAAGAATACAAAAGAGACCGTTTCTACAACGCCATACACGTAATGGCGCACTCAGGAGCGAGAGGTTCAAAAGCACAGATAAGCCAGCTTGCAGGGATGAGAGGTCTTATGGCCAAACCCTCAGGAGAGATTATCGAGACGCCCATTACCTCAAACTTCCGTGAGGGGCTTACGGTTCTCCAGTACTTCATCTCCACACACGGTGCAAGGAAAGGTCTTGCGGATACCGCTCTTAAAACGGCGAACTCCGGTTACCTTACCAGAAGGCTTGTGGACGTTGCTCAGGACGTTATCATCAGCGAAGAGGACTGCGGAACAATACGCGGTATCGAAATTTCCGCCCTTATGGAAGGAACGGAAGCTGTTGAACCCCTTGGTGAGCGTATCCTTGGCCGCTACACTCTGGAAGATGTGTACGACCCGATCACTGATGATCTGATAGTTGAAGGCAACAGCCTTATAACTGAGGATCTCGTGGAAAAGATCGAGGCCTCAGGTCTTGACAGGGTAAAAGTGCGTTCGGTTCTTACCTGCGAATCCGAGCACGGCATATGCCGCCAGTGCTACGGCCTTGATCTCGCCACAAGACGTATTGTCGAAGTCGGTGAGGCAGTGGGTACAATAGCAGCACAGTCAATCGGTGAACCCGGTACGCAGCTTACGATGAGGACATTCCACATCGGCGGTGCGGCATCCTCATCAGCCGAGCAGTCGAGCCTTAACGCCAAATTCGGCGGAACCATCAGGTTCGATGACATGAAAACTGTTCTGAACAGGGAAGGCTTCCCCGTAGTTCTTAACCGTAACGGCTCTCTCCAGATTCTTGATAAATCTGAAAGAGTCCTTGAAAAATATAACATAGCATACGGAACCAAACTGCTTGTGAAAGACGGCGCCACGGTTAAACAGGGCGACCTGATAGCCGAGTGGGACCCCTATGTTGCGGTAATCCTTACGGAATACCCCGGCCGTGTTGCTTTCGGCGATATAGTCGAGGGCGAAACGCTTAAAGAGGAGATCGACCCCATCACAGGTCTTTCCCAGAAGGTTATCATCGCCAACACAAGAGGCAAAAAACAGCCCCGTGTGTCCATTAAAGGCGATGACAACAAAACGATCCAGCGCTACATCCTCCCCATCGGGGCTCTGCTTCAGGTGGATGAGGGCGATATGATCGAGCCCGGCGATGTAGTTGCGAAAATACCCAGAGAAACCACTAAAACAAAAGATATTACAGTGGGTCTTCCCAGGGTTGCTGAACTCTTCGAAGCGAGAAGACCGAAAGATCCCGCAGTTATTGCAGAGATCGACGGTATAGTGAGCATAGAGAACACCGCGCGCGGTCTTCGTAAACTCACCATCGAAAACGAAGAGACAGGCGTTAAGAAAACATACAGCATTTCCGTTCAGCGTTATATCAACGTCCACGACGGTGACAGGGTAAAAGCCGGTGAATCTCTCATCGACGGTCTTGTGAACCCCCACGATATTCTGGCTGTTCTCGGCGAGGATGCTCTCCAGAGATATATAGTGGATGAGATTCAGGAAGTTTACCGTAAACAGGGTGTTGCGATTAACGATAAGCACATCGAGACAATCGTTCGCCAGATGCTGAAAAAAGTTGTGATAGAAGAACCCGGCGACTCTGAGTTTATGCCTAATGAAGAGGTTTACAAGGCAGAGTTCGCTGCTGAATACCAGAGACTGGTGGCAGCGGGGCTCACTCCTCCTTCGGGCAAGGCAGTGCTTCAGGGGATCACAAAAGCGGCTCTTAATACACAGAGCTTCTTCTCCGCAGCCTCC